A genomic window from Streptomyces sp. NBC_00234 includes:
- a CDS encoding ArsR/SmtB family transcription factor has product MPFHLHFEESDLLRCRFALSPLWETQEAVRTLSRPGRHGYHLPWLRRIREGAAGLDLSPLWLLMPERGHNPDFFCPPPTGPATTFEEEIAQVRAVDPAMAREDMALALADRPGGLESAAGRRMLADPARTVRELTDLLERAWQVLVEPHWPRLRALMEADIAYHSRRLAEVGFERLLGEVSPQLRWSGSTLTVVGTTGDHTRVLGGQGLVLMPSVFVWPQVVGGYEPPWQPAVIYPARGIGALWTEAGERTPETLARLLGRARADVLCALDEPAGTSALAHRLSLAPSSVSEHLSVLRAAGLLTSRRYGHQVLYERTPLGIALAVSDHHSG; this is encoded by the coding sequence ATGCCGTTCCATCTGCACTTCGAGGAGAGCGACCTGCTCCGCTGCCGGTTCGCGCTCTCGCCGCTCTGGGAGACCCAGGAGGCCGTGCGGACCCTCTCCCGCCCAGGGCGGCACGGCTACCACCTGCCCTGGCTGCGCCGCATCCGCGAGGGTGCCGCGGGTCTCGACCTCTCACCGCTCTGGCTGCTGATGCCCGAGCGCGGGCACAACCCCGACTTCTTCTGCCCGCCGCCCACGGGGCCGGCCACCACCTTCGAGGAGGAGATCGCCCAGGTGCGGGCGGTCGATCCCGCGATGGCGCGGGAGGACATGGCCCTGGCGCTGGCGGACCGGCCCGGCGGGCTGGAGTCCGCCGCCGGGCGACGGATGCTGGCCGACCCCGCGCGGACCGTCCGGGAGCTGACCGACCTTCTGGAGCGGGCCTGGCAGGTCCTCGTCGAGCCGCACTGGCCGCGGCTGCGCGCCCTGATGGAGGCGGACATCGCCTACCACTCGCGCCGCCTCGCCGAGGTCGGCTTCGAGCGGCTGCTGGGTGAGGTGAGTCCCCAGCTGCGCTGGTCGGGATCGACACTCACCGTGGTCGGGACCACGGGAGACCACACCCGGGTCCTGGGCGGGCAGGGGCTCGTCCTGATGCCGAGCGTCTTCGTCTGGCCACAGGTGGTCGGCGGGTACGAGCCGCCCTGGCAGCCCGCGGTGATCTATCCGGCCCGCGGCATCGGCGCCCTGTGGACGGAGGCCGGCGAACGCACCCCCGAGACGCTCGCCCGGCTGCTGGGCCGGGCCCGCGCGGACGTGCTGTGCGCTCTCGACGAGCCGGCCGGGACGAGCGCGCTGGCGCACCGGCTCTCCCTCGCCCCCTCCTCCGTGTCGGAGCATCTGTCGGTGCTGCGCGCGGCAGGGCTGCTGACCTCGCGGCGGTACGGGCATCAGGTGCTCTACGAGCGCACTCCGCTCGGGATCGCGCTGGCGGTGTCGGATCACCACTCAGGGTGA
- a CDS encoding DUF3817 domain-containing protein, with protein MKRSVLTRYRVMAYVTAVMLLILCVCMVFKYGFDTGEGLTLVVSQVHGVLYIIYLVFAFDLGSKAKWSMGKLLWVLISGTIPTAAFFVERQVVREVEPLIAGASPEYAKA; from the coding sequence ATGAAACGCAGCGTGCTGACCCGCTATCGGGTGATGGCCTACGTCACCGCCGTCATGTTGTTGATCCTGTGCGTGTGCATGGTCTTCAAGTACGGATTCGACACCGGTGAGGGTCTGACCCTGGTGGTCTCGCAGGTCCACGGTGTCCTCTACATCATCTACCTGGTCTTCGCCTTCGATCTCGGTTCCAAGGCGAAGTGGTCGATGGGCAAGCTGCTCTGGGTGCTGATCTCCGGCACGATCCCGACGGCCGCGTTCTTCGTCGAGCGCCAGGTCGTCCGCGAGGTCGAGCCGCTGATCGCCGGGGCCTCTCCCGAGTACGCCAAGGCCTGA
- a CDS encoding MarR family winged helix-turn-helix transcriptional regulator: MPKPLSLPFDPIARADELWQRRWGPVPSMGAITSIMRAQQILLAEVDAAVKPYGLTFARYEALVLLTFSQAGELPMSKIGERLMVHPTSVTNTVDRLVRSGLVDKRPNPNDGRGTLASITDKGREVVEAATRDLMAMDFGLGVYDAEECAEIFAMLRPLRVAAKDFEDQ; encoded by the coding sequence GTGCCGAAGCCGCTCAGCCTTCCCTTCGATCCGATCGCCCGCGCCGACGAACTGTGGCAGCGACGCTGGGGACCCGTGCCCTCGATGGGCGCGATCACCTCGATCATGCGGGCCCAGCAGATCCTGCTGGCCGAGGTCGACGCGGCCGTCAAGCCCTACGGGCTGACCTTCGCGCGCTACGAGGCGCTGGTGCTGCTCACCTTCTCCCAGGCCGGGGAGCTCCCGATGTCCAAGATCGGTGAGCGCCTCATGGTGCACCCCACCTCGGTGACGAACACCGTGGACCGGCTGGTCAGATCAGGTCTCGTGGACAAGCGCCCCAACCCGAACGACGGCCGCGGCACGCTCGCCTCCATCACGGACAAGGGTCGCGAGGTCGTCGAGGCGGCCACCCGGGACCTGATGGCCATGGACTTCGGGCTCGGGGTCTACGACGCCGAGGAGTGCGCCGAGATCTTCGCGATGCTGCGCCCCCTGCGGGTGGCGGCCAAGGACTTCGAGGACCAGTAG
- a CDS encoding tetratricopeptide repeat protein, which yields MQPRNMSMSGVVDLAAVKAAGEAKAKAEQARADASRQGGGGAAAPSSLVIDVDEAGFERDVLTRSSEVPVVIDFWAEWCEPCKQLGPLLERLAVEYNGRFVLAKVDVDANQMLMQQFGIQGIPAVFAVVAGQALPLFQGAAPEAQIRETLDQLIQVGEERFGLTGIVVDPSAQGEDAEGQAPAEVPAGPYDALLEAAAQALDANDFGGAVQAYRNVLSDDPANIEAKLGLAQADLLGRVQKMDPQQVRKDAAENPDDVKAQIAAADLDLVGGHVEDAFGRLVETVRRNFGDDRDAARVRLLELFEVIGPDDPRVAAARASLARVLF from the coding sequence ATGCAGCCTAGGAACATGTCCATGAGCGGCGTCGTCGACCTCGCCGCCGTCAAAGCCGCCGGTGAGGCCAAGGCCAAGGCCGAGCAGGCCCGTGCCGACGCCTCCCGGCAGGGCGGCGGCGGTGCCGCGGCCCCCAGCTCCCTCGTGATCGACGTCGACGAAGCGGGCTTCGAGCGCGATGTGCTGACCCGCTCCTCCGAGGTCCCCGTCGTCATCGACTTCTGGGCCGAGTGGTGCGAGCCGTGCAAGCAGCTGGGCCCGCTCCTGGAGCGCCTGGCCGTCGAGTACAACGGCCGCTTCGTACTGGCCAAGGTCGACGTCGACGCCAACCAGATGCTGATGCAGCAGTTCGGTATCCAGGGCATTCCGGCCGTCTTCGCCGTCGTCGCCGGGCAGGCCCTCCCGCTCTTCCAGGGCGCCGCCCCCGAGGCCCAGATCCGCGAGACCCTCGACCAGTTGATCCAGGTCGGCGAGGAGCGCTTCGGTCTCACCGGAATCGTCGTCGACCCCTCCGCGCAGGGTGAGGACGCGGAAGGCCAGGCGCCGGCCGAGGTGCCCGCGGGCCCGTACGACGCCCTGCTCGAAGCCGCGGCACAGGCGCTCGACGCCAACGACTTCGGCGGCGCCGTCCAGGCGTACAGGAACGTGCTCTCCGACGACCCGGCCAACATCGAGGCCAAGCTCGGCCTGGCGCAGGCGGATCTGCTGGGCCGCGTCCAGAAGATGGACCCGCAGCAGGTGCGCAAGGACGCGGCCGAGAACCCGGACGACGTGAAGGCGCAGATCGCCGCCGCCGACCTGGACCTCGTGGGCGGTCACGTCGAGGACGCGTTCGGGCGCCTCGTGGAGACGGTCCGCCGCAACTTCGGCGACGACCGGGACGCCGCGCGGGTGCGGCTGCTGGAGCTGTTCGAGGTCATCGGACCCGACGATCCGCGGGTCGCCGCCGCGCGTGCCTCCCTCGCGCGCGTCTTGTTCTGA
- a CDS encoding DUF6114 domain-containing protein yields the protein MSPESTGQNEHHLTVLRRGFRTWRGNRPFWAGLFTIVGGVPIAYFPYADLHLGNMTLAMSTTAGAGSLIIGILLMTLGLTMWFHHIVRVFAGVAAILLALISIPVANIGGFLIGFLFAMLGGALSISWAPGEPKADEDLFHKGAPQEHPGTEPSEDVFHGAAVPQQQPAGYDTTVEADGGGHRAG from the coding sequence ATGAGCCCCGAGTCCACAGGGCAGAACGAGCACCACCTCACCGTCCTCCGGCGGGGATTCCGCACCTGGCGGGGTAACCGGCCGTTCTGGGCGGGCCTGTTCACCATCGTGGGCGGTGTACCCATCGCCTACTTCCCGTACGCCGACCTGCATCTCGGCAATATGACGCTGGCGATGTCCACCACCGCCGGCGCCGGGTCCCTGATCATCGGGATTCTGCTGATGACGCTGGGTCTGACGATGTGGTTCCACCACATCGTCCGCGTGTTCGCCGGTGTCGCGGCGATCCTGCTGGCGCTGATCTCCATACCCGTCGCCAACATCGGCGGCTTCCTGATCGGCTTCCTGTTCGCCATGCTCGGCGGCGCGCTGTCCATCTCCTGGGCACCGGGCGAGCCGAAGGCGGACGAGGACCTGTTCCACAAGGGCGCTCCGCAGGAGCACCCGGGGACCGAGCCCTCCGAGGACGTGTTCCACGGGGCGGCCGTTCCCCAGCAGCAACCGGCCGGGTACGACACCACAGTTGAGGCCGACGGCGGGGGGCATCGTGCGGGGTGA
- a CDS encoding DUF6230 family protein, with protein MSSQVRGGTRWKRFALVMVPSVVATAAVGVGLAQGALAASFAVSGQSFKVSTDKLVGENFVQYGSVAVGTDIEGKEKQAHPVAVSGFSKATITNMCQSVVTPNLPFGLGSVSLELNAGTNPEKPVEATNLYLDVAQLDADAYFEQIDIGVGASSLGAPGIQPGTEGAVKAGGFAQRAKKATLTNVEQTAWATTAGTFKLSNLSLKLHKGVKECF; from the coding sequence ATGAGTTCCCAAGTCCGCGGTGGGACGAGATGGAAGCGTTTCGCTCTGGTCATGGTGCCGAGCGTCGTCGCGACCGCAGCAGTCGGTGTCGGCCTCGCGCAGGGCGCGCTGGCCGCTTCCTTCGCCGTGTCCGGCCAGAGCTTCAAGGTCAGCACGGACAAGCTCGTCGGTGAGAACTTCGTCCAGTACGGCAGCGTCGCTGTCGGCACGGACATCGAAGGCAAGGAGAAGCAGGCACACCCGGTCGCGGTGTCCGGCTTCAGCAAGGCCACGATCACCAACATGTGCCAGTCGGTGGTCACGCCGAACCTGCCCTTCGGTCTCGGCAGCGTCAGCCTCGAGCTGAACGCCGGTACGAACCCGGAGAAGCCGGTCGAGGCGACCAACCTCTACCTGGACGTCGCTCAGCTCGACGCGGATGCGTACTTCGAGCAGATCGACATCGGTGTGGGTGCCTCGTCGCTCGGTGCCCCCGGCATCCAGCCCGGCACCGAAGGTGCGGTCAAGGCGGGCGGCTTCGCGCAGCGCGCCAAGAAGGCCACCCTGACCAACGTGGAGCAGACGGCCTGGGCGACCACGGCCGGCACCTTCAAGCTCAGCAACCTGAGCCTGAAGCTGCACAAGGGCGTCAAGGAGTGCTTCTAA
- a CDS encoding MFS transporter, with translation MPSDTDTPAGSARDQPASEVPSPAPLPERAAHPDPGPADALREPPQAAASAQGYLAVFAVREFRAVFAAHLLSLLGVVVSELALTFLVYDLTGSPLLSALTFALGFLPYLVGGTLFAGVADRYPARRVLVTCDLICAACVAVMVLPGTPVAGLLALRCLVAAVSPVFTGTRMAALTDILGEGDLYVLGRSLLRIVSQSALLIGFGVGGVLLAALTPRGAITITVVTFLCSALLLRFGTRDRPARTGGEGGGALMKDSLSGARTVLADRRIRALMLLFWVPALFVVAPEALAAPYADAIGAGPAALGLMMCAMAVGHIGAELYAGSVLSPRGRSRIVLPVAAFGLVPLVLYALLPGMPLTVVALVLAGAGGAYVIGLDQWFVDAVPQELRGRAMTLLTAGLMTVQGIGMALAGLAAEFFPVHQVVAGSGVVGTVCTFLLIVEVRRTSPERVPNKGPIPKGETGLTGM, from the coding sequence ATGCCGAGCGACACCGACACCCCGGCGGGCAGCGCCCGCGACCAGCCCGCCTCCGAGGTGCCGTCTCCGGCCCCGCTCCCGGAGCGCGCCGCCCACCCCGACCCGGGCCCCGCGGACGCGCTCCGGGAGCCCCCGCAAGCGGCGGCCTCCGCGCAGGGCTACCTGGCCGTGTTCGCGGTACGGGAGTTCCGCGCCGTGTTCGCCGCGCACCTGCTGTCCCTGCTCGGCGTCGTGGTCAGCGAGCTGGCCCTGACCTTCCTCGTCTACGACCTCACGGGCTCGCCCCTGCTCAGCGCCCTGACCTTCGCGCTCGGCTTCCTCCCGTACCTCGTCGGCGGCACACTCTTCGCCGGAGTCGCCGACCGCTACCCGGCCCGCCGGGTCCTCGTCACCTGCGATCTGATCTGCGCCGCCTGCGTCGCCGTCATGGTGCTGCCGGGTACGCCCGTGGCCGGGCTGCTCGCCCTGCGCTGCCTGGTCGCGGCCGTGTCACCGGTGTTCACCGGGACCCGGATGGCCGCCCTCACCGACATCCTCGGCGAAGGCGACCTCTACGTACTGGGCCGCTCGCTGCTCCGGATCGTCTCGCAGAGCGCCCTGCTCATCGGCTTCGGCGTGGGCGGTGTCCTGCTCGCCGCGCTGACCCCGCGCGGAGCGATCACCATCACCGTGGTCACCTTCCTGTGCTCGGCCCTGCTCCTGCGCTTCGGTACCCGCGACCGGCCCGCCCGCACGGGCGGCGAGGGCGGCGGCGCCCTGATGAAGGACTCCCTCTCGGGTGCCCGGACCGTCCTCGCGGACCGCAGGATCCGGGCCCTGATGCTGCTCTTCTGGGTGCCCGCCCTGTTCGTCGTCGCCCCTGAGGCCCTGGCCGCCCCGTACGCGGACGCGATCGGGGCCGGTCCGGCCGCGCTGGGACTGATGATGTGCGCCATGGCGGTCGGCCACATCGGCGCGGAGCTGTACGCGGGGTCCGTGCTGAGCCCCCGCGGCCGTTCCCGGATCGTGCTGCCGGTCGCGGCCTTCGGACTCGTCCCCCTGGTGCTGTACGCGCTGCTGCCCGGGATGCCCCTGACCGTGGTCGCCCTCGTGCTGGCCGGCGCGGGCGGGGCGTACGTCATCGGCCTCGACCAGTGGTTCGTCGACGCCGTCCCGCAGGAGCTCCGGGGCCGGGCCATGACCCTGCTCACGGCCGGGCTGATGACGGTTCAGGGCATCGGCATGGCGCTGGCCGGGCTCGCGGCCGAGTTCTTCCCGGTCCATCAGGTCGTCGCGGGATCCGGAGTGGTCGGTACCGTCTGCACCTTTCTGCTGATCGTGGAGGTGCGCAGGACCTCGCCCGAACGGGTTCCGAACAAGGGTCCGATACCGAAAGGCGAGACGGGGCTGACCGGCATGTGA
- a CDS encoding TetR/AcrR family transcriptional regulator produces MLSHCHPKASRTGRPRSAAADEAILEATRASLVDLGWSKLTMGDVALRAGVAKTTLYRRWAGKNELVVDAVAVLFDELELPDLGSLSADVQGVVLQFAALLERPETKTALMAVVAESTRDEALRTRIRDSIVERQKRLVLLGRERAQERGELPFEPDAATAARTADLIFDVIAGAVVHRALVSAEPVDADWAQRFTVLLLAGLGAAPTAAAPDQKPGGSV; encoded by the coding sequence ATGCTGAGCCACTGCCACCCCAAAGCATCCCGAACCGGGCGTCCGCGCAGTGCCGCGGCGGACGAGGCGATCCTGGAGGCGACCCGTGCGTCACTCGTCGATCTCGGCTGGTCCAAGCTGACGATGGGTGACGTGGCCCTGCGCGCGGGGGTCGCCAAGACGACGCTCTACCGGCGCTGGGCGGGCAAGAACGAGCTGGTGGTGGATGCCGTCGCGGTGCTCTTCGACGAGCTCGAACTCCCCGATCTGGGCAGCCTGTCGGCCGATGTGCAGGGAGTGGTGCTCCAGTTCGCCGCGCTGCTGGAGCGGCCGGAGACCAAGACCGCGCTGATGGCGGTGGTCGCCGAGTCCACCCGCGACGAGGCGCTGCGGACCCGTATCCGGGATTCGATCGTGGAACGCCAGAAGCGCCTGGTGCTGCTGGGGCGGGAGCGGGCGCAGGAGCGCGGGGAACTGCCCTTCGAGCCGGACGCGGCCACGGCGGCGCGGACCGCGGATCTGATCTTCGACGTGATCGCCGGGGCCGTGGTGCACCGGGCACTGGTGAGCGCCGAGCCCGTCGATGCCGACTGGGCCCAGCGCTTCACCGTGCTGCTGCTCGCGGGGCTCGGGGCCGCCCCCACGGCCGCCGCGCCGGATCAGAAGCCGGGCGGCTCCGTGTAG
- a CDS encoding acyl-CoA mutase large subunit family protein, whose product MDADAIEEGRLRWQARYDKARKRDADFTTLSGDPVEPAYGPRPGDTYEGFERIGWPGEYPFTRGLYPTGYRGRTWTIRQFAGFGNAEQTNERYKMILAAGGGGLSVAFDMPTLMGRDSDEPRSLGEVGHCGVAIDSAADMEVLFKDIPLGDVTTSMTISGPAVPVFCMYLVAAERQGVDPAVLNGTLQTDIFKEYIAQKEWLFQPEPHLRLIGDLMEHCARDIPAYKPLSVSGYHIREAGATAAQELAYTLADGFGYVELGLSRGLDVDVFAPGLSFFFDAHLDFFEEIAKFRAARRIWARWMKEVYGAKTDKAQWLRFHTQTAGVSLTAQQPYNNVVRTAVEALSAVLGGTNSLHTNALDETLALPSEQAAEIALRTQQVLMEETGVANVADPLGGSWYVEQLTDRIEADAEKIFDQIRERGTRVHPDGRHPIGPMTSGILRGIEDGWFTGEIAESAFQYQRSLEKGDKRVVGVNVHHGSVTGDLEILRVSHEVEREQVRELVSRKAGRDDARVRSSLDAMLAAARDGSNMIAPMLDAVRAEATLGEICGVLREEWGTYTEPPGF is encoded by the coding sequence ATGGACGCTGACGCGATCGAGGAAGGCCGCCTCCGCTGGCAGGCCCGTTACGACAAGGCCCGCAAGCGGGACGCAGACTTCACCACGCTCTCCGGGGACCCGGTGGAGCCCGCGTACGGGCCACGCCCCGGCGACACGTACGAGGGGTTCGAGCGGATCGGCTGGCCCGGCGAGTACCCCTTCACCCGGGGGCTCTACCCGACCGGCTACCGCGGCCGGACCTGGACCATCCGCCAGTTCGCCGGCTTCGGGAACGCCGAGCAGACGAACGAGCGCTACAAGATGATCCTCGCCGCGGGCGGCGGCGGGCTCAGTGTCGCCTTCGACATGCCGACGCTGATGGGCCGCGACTCCGACGAGCCCCGCTCGCTCGGTGAGGTCGGTCACTGCGGGGTGGCCATCGACTCCGCCGCCGACATGGAGGTCCTGTTCAAGGACATCCCGCTCGGCGACGTCACCACGTCCATGACGATCAGCGGCCCCGCCGTGCCCGTCTTCTGCATGTACCTGGTCGCAGCCGAGCGCCAGGGTGTCGATCCGGCCGTGCTCAACGGCACGCTCCAGACCGACATCTTCAAGGAGTACATCGCCCAGAAGGAGTGGCTCTTCCAGCCCGAGCCCCACCTGCGCCTCATCGGCGACCTGATGGAGCACTGTGCGCGCGACATCCCCGCGTACAAGCCGCTCTCGGTCTCCGGCTACCACATCCGCGAGGCCGGGGCGACGGCCGCGCAGGAGCTCGCTTACACCCTCGCCGACGGCTTCGGCTACGTGGAGCTCGGCCTGTCCCGCGGGCTGGACGTTGACGTCTTCGCCCCCGGCCTCTCCTTCTTCTTCGACGCGCACCTCGACTTCTTCGAGGAGATCGCCAAGTTCCGCGCAGCCCGCCGGATCTGGGCCCGCTGGATGAAGGAGGTGTACGGGGCGAAGACCGACAAGGCGCAGTGGCTCCGCTTCCACACCCAGACGGCCGGGGTCTCCCTCACGGCGCAGCAGCCGTACAACAACGTCGTCAGGACCGCGGTCGAGGCCCTGTCCGCCGTACTCGGCGGCACCAACTCGCTCCACACCAACGCCCTCGACGAGACCCTCGCGCTCCCCTCCGAGCAGGCCGCCGAGATCGCGCTGCGGACCCAGCAGGTGCTGATGGAGGAGACCGGCGTCGCCAACGTGGCCGACCCGCTGGGCGGTTCCTGGTACGTCGAGCAGCTCACCGACCGTATCGAGGCCGACGCCGAGAAGATCTTCGACCAGATCAGGGAGCGCGGCACGCGCGTCCACCCGGACGGCCGCCACCCCATCGGTCCGATGACCTCCGGCATCCTGCGCGGCATCGAGGACGGCTGGTTCACCGGCGAGATCGCCGAGTCCGCCTTCCAGTACCAGCGTTCGCTGGAGAAGGGCGACAAGCGGGTCGTCGGCGTCAACGTCCACCACGGCTCGGTCACCGGCGACCTGGAGATCCTGCGGGTCAGCCACGAGGTCGAGCGCGAGCAGGTGCGCGAGCTCGTCAGCCGCAAGGCCGGACGGGACGACGCCCGGGTCCGCAGCTCCCTGGACGCGATGCTGGCCGCCGCACGCGACGGCTCGAACATGATCGCGCCGATGCTCGACGCCGTACGCGCGGAGGCGACCCTCGGCGAGATCTGCGGGGTCCTGCGCGAGGAGTGGGGCACCTACACGGAGCCGCCCGGCTTCTGA